One stretch of Chryseobacterium sp. LJ668 DNA includes these proteins:
- a CDS encoding M1 family metallopeptidase, which yields MKRIFLGLLFLASWQFSAQELYMPRNIKKTYENETRSISGAPGKNYWQNRGVYNVEVRVNAKTKTVSGKETIVYSNNSPDDLSELAIRFVNNLHKPESPRSGSVSKDFLSSGLKINSFIIDDLKYSINSSDWGTVEKVKLMKVLKPKTKTEIKIEWEYPLSVQSGREGQIDPETFYVAYSFPRISVYDDYNGWDMLPHSDRQEFYNDFNDYSFAISAPKNYVVWSTGEFLNPEEVLQPEYLKRFTSSLKSDQVIHIASEAEMKSGKVTKNNQWNVWKFKADNITDFCFALSNHYVWDGSSVQLKTKRASVQAGYKAGSKDFEKYVEWMRYNLKWFSENWPGVEYPYPVMTAIQGYADMEYPMMINDTSIPDDFQDARLTADHEIAHTYFPFYMGINETRYAFMDEGWATTLEYLIGIDENGRDAAEKFYKNFRVKRWINDASAEQDQPIITMSTQVSGAGYGNNSYVKSSLSYLALKDYLGDDLFKKALHHYMDNWNGKHPIPWDYFYSMNTGSGKNLNWFFNNWFYTNNYIDLKVTNSSQQNEKLILKVDNIGGFAVPFDVVVTYEDQSVEKTHFTPKIWENDQKKAMISISTKKKVKSVLLDGGIFMDYTPEDNLKNL from the coding sequence ATGAAAAGAATATTTTTAGGCTTACTTTTCTTGGCTTCATGGCAATTTTCCGCTCAGGAACTGTACATGCCGAGAAATATTAAAAAAACCTACGAAAACGAGACACGCAGTATTTCCGGAGCTCCGGGAAAAAATTACTGGCAGAACAGAGGAGTTTATAATGTTGAGGTAAGAGTAAATGCAAAAACAAAAACAGTTTCGGGAAAAGAAACGATTGTTTACAGCAATAACAGTCCCGATGATCTGAGTGAGCTGGCTATTCGATTTGTAAATAATCTGCACAAACCAGAATCTCCAAGGTCAGGATCGGTTTCAAAAGACTTTTTATCTTCAGGTTTAAAAATTAATTCTTTCATTATTGATGATTTAAAATATTCAATCAACAGTAGTGATTGGGGGACTGTAGAAAAGGTAAAACTGATGAAAGTTTTAAAACCGAAAACCAAAACTGAAATAAAAATCGAGTGGGAATATCCTCTCTCTGTACAGAGCGGAAGAGAAGGACAGATTGATCCGGAAACTTTCTATGTCGCTTATTCTTTCCCGAGAATTTCTGTGTATGATGATTATAACGGCTGGGATATGCTCCCACATTCTGACCGCCAGGAATTTTACAACGATTTTAATGACTATTCATTTGCAATATCGGCCCCGAAAAATTATGTGGTTTGGTCAACAGGTGAATTCCTTAATCCTGAAGAGGTTTTGCAGCCTGAATATTTGAAAAGATTTACATCTTCTTTAAAGAGTGATCAAGTGATTCACATTGCCAGCGAAGCTGAAATGAAATCCGGGAAAGTCACAAAAAATAATCAATGGAACGTCTGGAAATTTAAAGCTGATAATATTACAGATTTTTGTTTTGCATTAAGCAATCACTATGTATGGGACGGCTCGAGTGTGCAGTTGAAAACCAAAAGAGCAAGCGTACAGGCGGGTTACAAGGCAGGATCAAAAGATTTTGAAAAATATGTCGAATGGATGCGCTACAATTTAAAATGGTTTTCAGAAAACTGGCCGGGTGTAGAATATCCGTATCCCGTAATGACGGCAATTCAGGGATATGCAGATATGGAATATCCGATGATGATCAACGATACAAGCATTCCCGATGATTTTCAGGATGCGAGACTGACAGCAGATCACGAGATTGCGCATACCTATTTTCCTTTTTACATGGGGATTAACGAAACTCGCTATGCCTTTATGGATGAAGGCTGGGCAACCACTTTGGAATATTTGATCGGAATTGATGAAAACGGAAGAGACGCCGCCGAAAAATTCTATAAAAACTTCCGTGTCAAAAGGTGGATCAACGATGCTTCAGCAGAACAGGATCAGCCGATCATCACGATGAGTACACAGGTAAGCGGAGCGGGTTACGGCAATAATTCTTATGTAAAATCATCTTTATCTTATTTAGCTTTAAAAGATTATTTGGGAGATGATCTATTCAAAAAAGCGTTGCACCATTATATGGATAACTGGAATGGGAAACATCCTATCCCGTGGGATTATTTTTATTCGATGAATACAGGATCTGGGAAAAATCTGAACTGGTTTTTTAACAATTGGTTTTATACAAACAATTATATTGATTTGAAAGTAACAAACTCAAGTCAGCAGAATGAAAAACTGATCTTAAAAGTTGATAATATCGGAGGTTTTGCAGTTCCCTTTGATGTAGTTGTGACTTATGAAGACCAATCGGTTGAAAAAACTCACTTTACACCAAAAATCTGGGAGAATGATCAGAAAAAAGCGATGATTTCTATTTCCACAAAAAAGAAAGTAAAATCTGTTCTTTTGGATGGTGGAATTTTTATGGATTATACGCCTGAAGATAATTTGAAAAACTTGTAA
- a CDS encoding endonuclease/exonuclease/phosphatase family protein: MNFRCSVVLLMFFAFGFSQKLKVMSFNIRLNVDSDKENAWPNRKKDVADLLTYYHPDFFGVQEALPEQMKDIKTGLKNYDYIGVGRDDGKEKGEFSAIFYDTKKLQVVKSGTFWLSETPEKPSKGWDAALNRICTYAIFKDKISQKEFLAMNIHFDHIGNLARIKSSELILIKTKELNPKNLPLVLTGDFNLTEDTEPVKILSQNLQDTFYNTEEKHYGPVGTFTGFNVNEIPKNRIDYIFVKGFNIKSHRHINDRRENLLYPSDHFPVLADLQF; encoded by the coding sequence ATGAATTTCAGATGTTCAGTCGTACTGCTGATGTTTTTTGCATTTGGTTTTTCTCAGAAACTTAAAGTGATGAGTTTTAACATCAGACTTAATGTAGATTCAGATAAGGAAAATGCGTGGCCAAACCGAAAAAAGGATGTTGCTGATTTGTTGACATATTATCATCCGGATTTCTTCGGTGTTCAGGAAGCTCTTCCCGAGCAGATGAAAGATATTAAAACGGGTTTAAAGAATTACGATTATATAGGTGTAGGAAGGGATGATGGTAAAGAGAAGGGCGAATTTTCTGCTATATTTTATGACACTAAAAAACTTCAGGTGGTAAAATCCGGAACATTCTGGCTTTCTGAAACTCCTGAAAAGCCCTCAAAAGGTTGGGACGCGGCTTTGAACAGAATCTGTACATATGCAATTTTTAAAGACAAAATTTCGCAGAAAGAATTTTTGGCAATGAATATTCATTTTGATCATATCGGAAATCTGGCAAGAATAAAATCCTCAGAATTGATTTTGATAAAAACCAAAGAACTCAACCCGAAAAATTTACCTTTGGTTTTAACCGGCGATTTTAATTTGACCGAAGATACAGAACCTGTAAAAATTCTTTCCCAAAATCTACAGGATACTTTTTATAATACGGAAGAGAAGCATTACGGTCCTGTAGGAACTTTCACAGGATTCAATGTCAACGAAATCCCAAAAAACAGAATTGATTATATTTTTGTAAAAGGCTTTAATATAAAATCTCACAGACACATCAACGACAGGCGGGAAAATCTTTTGTATCCATCAGATCATTTTCCGGTCTTGGCAGATTTGCAGTTCTAA
- a CDS encoding SDR family oxidoreductase — protein sequence MNLYTQPMLREDALKDKVAIVTGGGSGLGKAMTKYFLQLGAKVVITSRNLEKLQGTAKELEEETGGKVLCVACDVRNWDEVEAMKEATLKEFGKIDILLNNAAGNFISPTERLTHSAFDSILDIVLKGTKNCTLSIGKHWIDSKAPGTVLNIVTTYAWTGSAYVVPSACAKAGVLAMTRSLAVEWGKYNIRFNAIAPGPFPTKGAWDRLLPGNMKDQFDLAKKNPLKRVGEHQELANLAAYLVSDFSSFVNGEVVTIDGGEWLQGAGEFNMLEDIPQEMWDALEAMIKAKKSN from the coding sequence ATGAATCTATATACACAGCCTATGCTTCGTGAAGATGCTCTAAAAGATAAAGTGGCCATCGTTACAGGCGGCGGGAGCGGTCTGGGCAAGGCAATGACCAAATATTTTCTGCAATTGGGTGCAAAAGTGGTGATCACTTCCCGAAATTTGGAGAAATTACAAGGAACTGCGAAAGAACTGGAGGAAGAAACAGGCGGAAAAGTTCTTTGCGTAGCCTGTGATGTGAGAAATTGGGACGAGGTAGAAGCAATGAAAGAAGCAACATTAAAAGAATTCGGAAAAATTGATATTTTATTGAATAATGCAGCCGGAAACTTTATTTCTCCAACAGAAAGATTAACCCATTCTGCTTTTGATTCTATTTTGGATATTGTTTTAAAAGGAACAAAAAACTGTACCCTCTCTATCGGGAAACACTGGATTGATTCTAAAGCACCCGGAACTGTTCTCAATATCGTCACCACTTATGCCTGGACAGGTTCTGCATACGTTGTTCCGTCAGCTTGTGCGAAAGCCGGGGTTCTGGCTATGACAAGATCTTTAGCTGTGGAATGGGGCAAGTATAATATCCGTTTCAATGCCATTGCGCCGGGACCGTTTCCTACAAAAGGAGCTTGGGACAGGCTGCTTCCGGGAAATATGAAAGATCAGTTTGATCTGGCAAAAAAAAATCCGCTCAAGAGAGTAGGAGAGCATCAGGAGCTGGCTAATCTAGCCGCTTATCTGGTTTCGGATTTTTCATCTTTTGTCAATGGAGAAGTGGTAACGATCGATGGAGGAGAGTGGCTTCAGGGGGCAGGTGAATTTAATATGCTTGAAGATATTCCGCAGGAAATGTGGGACGCTCTGGAAGCAATGATTAAAGCTAAAAAATCAAATTAA
- a CDS encoding DUF1573 domain-containing protein — MKNLKITALLAVMAFSPFYANVFPTEGTSFVKVLADAVKWKAETIDVGTIPQGKPKLIRFEFTNTSSKPIIIENVAPSCGCTTADYTKTPILPGKKGFVEASYNAANAGAFVKTVNVTTSDSKTPKALTFKGTVAAS; from the coding sequence ATGAAAAATTTAAAAATTACAGCTTTACTCGCAGTTATGGCATTTTCACCATTTTACGCCAATGTATTTCCTACTGAAGGTACTTCTTTCGTGAAAGTTCTTGCAGATGCGGTGAAATGGAAAGCAGAAACAATCGATGTAGGTACTATTCCTCAGGGAAAACCAAAATTAATCAGATTTGAATTTACCAATACATCATCAAAGCCGATTATCATTGAGAATGTTGCTCCATCTTGTGGATGTACAACTGCAGACTATACAAAAACTCCGATTCTTCCTGGTAAAAAAGGATTTGTTGAAGCTAGCTACAATGCAGCTAATGCAGGTGCCTTTGTAAAAACAGTAAATGTAACTACAAGCGATAGTAAAACTCCTAAAGCTCTTACTTTTAAAGGAACTGTAGCAGCGTCATAA
- a CDS encoding sensor histidine kinase: MEIKKLNIVITLGLVAIIGILIAQLLWTKQAYNLEDKKFNQKVNIALMEVVDKMSEGKTSFTENPVQIVANDYYVVNINNEFHPTVLEHYLKTEFTRLQINTDYVYAVYNCHSDQMIYGKYMTSHQEEPSEKVIKFPKHKNLTYYFSIRFPDKTTYLISSLRFWYLLTFALIIILLVYVYSIYTIIQQKKFSELQRDFINNMTHEFKTPLSSILLATEALNKQEIVQQNLKLQTYTSIIIDQSYKLNNHIEKILNIAKNDSAGLSLKTEKISLLPFIEEIAQNMQQKNENLNIDLNIENNAFVIADKFHFTNIIYNIIDNSIKYCETKPNIIISSEKDSKGLYLKFKDNGIGIPAKNIPHIFDKFYRVHTQKSDEINGFGLGLFYVRKIVQQHHWKISVANNKDLGITTTLFFPF, from the coding sequence ATGGAAATCAAAAAACTCAATATCGTTATTACTCTAGGGCTTGTTGCCATTATCGGTATTTTGATCGCCCAGCTTTTGTGGACAAAACAGGCATACAATCTTGAGGACAAAAAGTTTAACCAAAAAGTAAACATTGCACTGATGGAGGTTGTAGACAAGATGTCTGAAGGGAAAACCTCTTTTACAGAAAATCCTGTGCAGATTGTTGCCAATGATTATTACGTTGTCAATATCAATAACGAATTTCATCCTACAGTTCTTGAACATTATTTGAAGACAGAATTCACAAGGCTTCAGATCAATACCGACTACGTTTACGCAGTGTATAATTGCCACAGCGATCAGATGATTTACGGAAAATACATGACCAGTCATCAGGAAGAGCCCAGTGAAAAAGTGATTAAATTTCCTAAGCATAAAAATCTTACCTATTATTTTTCAATACGTTTTCCGGATAAAACAACTTATCTGATCAGCTCACTTCGTTTTTGGTATCTGCTGACATTTGCGCTTATTATCATTTTGCTTGTGTATGTTTATTCAATTTATACCATCATTCAACAAAAAAAATTCTCTGAGCTTCAACGTGATTTCATCAATAATATGACCCATGAGTTTAAAACTCCACTATCGTCAATTCTTCTGGCAACCGAAGCTCTTAACAAACAGGAAATTGTGCAGCAAAATTTGAAACTTCAAACCTACACTTCAATTATTATCGATCAAAGTTACAAGCTCAATAATCACATAGAAAAAATACTCAATATTGCCAAAAATGATTCTGCCGGACTATCGTTAAAGACTGAGAAAATTTCACTTCTTCCTTTTATTGAAGAAATTGCACAAAATATGCAGCAGAAGAATGAGAACCTGAACATTGATCTCAATATCGAAAATAATGCATTTGTGATTGCAGATAAATTCCACTTTACCAATATCATTTATAATATTATAGACAATTCAATTAAATATTGCGAAACAAAACCTAACATTATTATTTCGTCAGAAAAAGATTCAAAAGGATTATATTTAAAGTTTAAAGACAATGGAATAGGTATTCCTGCGAAAAACATCCCTCATATTTTCGATAAATTTTACAGGGTGCATACGCAGAAAAGTGATGAGATTAACGGTTTTGGCTTGGGACTTTTTTATGTAAGAAAAATTGTTCAGCAGCATCACTGGAAAATATCTGTGGCGAACAATAAAGATTTGGGAATTACCACCACTCTGTTTTTTCCGTTTTAA
- a CDS encoding response regulator transcription factor: MDKSKILYAEDDTTIAFLIQDSLETYYEIEHYKNGKSALEAFNNKDFDICLLDIMMPEMNGFELAQNIREKNSEIPIIFISAKALKEDRIKGLKIGADDYLVKPFSIEELMLKIEVFLKRSKKTESSSTKYTVGKYQFDPKNYTLQDAGNIISLTQRESELLLYFIRHKNTVLKRQDILKAIWGDDDYFMGRSLDVFISRLRKVFSDEENITIENLHGIGFRFSEK, encoded by the coding sequence ATGGATAAATCTAAAATTTTATACGCAGAAGACGACACCACGATAGCATTCCTGATTCAGGATAGCCTGGAAACGTATTATGAAATTGAGCATTACAAAAACGGAAAATCTGCGCTTGAAGCTTTTAATAATAAAGATTTTGACATATGCCTTTTAGACATTATGATGCCAGAAATGAACGGATTTGAATTGGCACAAAATATTCGTGAAAAAAATTCTGAAATTCCGATCATTTTTATTTCTGCTAAAGCTTTAAAAGAAGACCGAATAAAAGGTTTAAAAATCGGAGCCGATGATTATCTGGTAAAACCTTTCAGCATTGAAGAACTGATGTTAAAAATTGAAGTTTTCCTGAAACGCTCTAAGAAAACAGAATCATCATCAACAAAATATACGGTCGGTAAATATCAATTTGATCCTAAAAACTACACTTTACAGGATGCCGGAAATATTATTTCTCTTACACAAAGAGAATCTGAACTGCTTCTTTATTTTATCCGACACAAAAATACCGTTCTGAAAAGACAAGATATTTTGAAAGCCATCTGGGGTGATGACGATTACTTCATGGGACGAAGCCTTGATGTTTTTATTTCAAGACTGCGAAAAGTTTTTTCGGACGAGGAAAATATTACCATTGAAAACCTTCATGGGATTGGCTTTCGATTTTCTGAAAAATAA
- a CDS encoding GH92 family glycosyl hydrolase, translating into MKNYTIRLFIFFLFFSLNGKAQSEKLIQYANPLIGTEKMGHTYPGATAPFGAIQLSPETDTISYELNGKYNGEVYKYCAGYRYEDKTIVGLSSTHFSGTGHSDLGDFLVMPTVGKLQLNPGTSTNPENGYRSRFSHQNEKAEAGYYKVKLDDHNILAELTATTRVGVHRYTFPKSDQAHIILDLMAGIYNYDGKNVWTYVRVENGNTVTGYRQTNGWARTRIVYFAMKFSKPFKSYGQKNYDGKQVYNGFWRKFDQTKNFPEIAGKNLKMYFDFDTKENEAIEVKLSISPVSQANALENLEKETGNLSFDQVKAQTQENWNRELNKIVIRSSETDKTNFYTAMYHTFISPTTYTDVNGEYKGLDQNIHKAEGFTNYTTFSIWDTYRALHPFFNIIQPKRNNDMVKSMMAHYNQFSMKMLPIWSHYANDNWCMSGYHSVSVVADAIIKGNYDGDANDALKACVETANKRDYEGIGLYTDKGFIPAEKSGTSVSSTLEYAYDDWAIAQLAKHLDETEIYNQFIKRSENWKNNFDKTIGFMRPRLADGTFKKDFNALSTHGQGFIEGNSWNYSFFVPQNPDELMKMMGGKKKFASKLDELFTMHLPDEFFADTEDITREGIIGGYVHGNEPAHHVAYFYNWAGQPWKTQAQVRRILEMQYKATPDGLGGNDDAGQMSAWYILSSLGFYPVAPGSEDYAIGSPAIDHAVLNLENGKIFEIEAINQSPKNMYVGKILLNGKEIKNFTLKHSEIMSGGKLSFYMSSKARK; encoded by the coding sequence ATGAAAAATTATACTATTCGCCTTTTTATATTTTTTTTGTTTTTTAGTTTAAATGGTAAAGCCCAATCTGAAAAATTAATTCAATACGCTAATCCATTGATCGGAACGGAAAAAATGGGACACACTTATCCCGGAGCAACCGCACCTTTTGGAGCCATACAACTAAGCCCCGAAACCGATACCATTTCTTATGAACTGAATGGCAAATACAACGGCGAGGTTTACAAATATTGTGCAGGATATCGCTATGAAGACAAAACAATTGTAGGTCTCAGCTCAACACATTTTAGTGGCACAGGACATTCTGATTTAGGAGATTTTCTAGTAATGCCGACTGTGGGAAAATTACAATTGAATCCTGGAACTTCTACAAATCCCGAAAATGGTTACCGAAGCAGATTCTCCCATCAAAACGAAAAAGCAGAAGCAGGATATTATAAAGTAAAACTAGATGATCACAATATTTTAGCTGAATTAACTGCAACAACAAGAGTCGGCGTTCATCGATATACCTTCCCGAAATCTGATCAGGCACATATTATTTTGGATTTGATGGCCGGAATTTACAATTATGACGGCAAAAATGTCTGGACTTACGTTCGTGTAGAAAACGGAAATACTGTTACAGGCTATCGGCAAACAAACGGTTGGGCAAGAACCAGAATTGTTTATTTTGCAATGAAATTTTCTAAGCCTTTTAAATCTTACGGACAAAAGAATTACGACGGAAAGCAAGTTTACAATGGTTTCTGGAGAAAATTTGATCAAACTAAAAACTTTCCTGAAATCGCAGGAAAAAACTTAAAAATGTACTTTGATTTTGATACAAAGGAAAATGAAGCGATTGAAGTTAAGTTGTCGATTTCCCCTGTAAGTCAAGCAAATGCATTAGAAAATTTAGAAAAAGAAACCGGAAATTTATCTTTTGACCAGGTAAAAGCACAAACGCAGGAGAATTGGAACAGAGAATTAAATAAAATTGTCATCAGAAGTTCTGAAACCGACAAAACCAACTTTTATACGGCGATGTACCATACTTTTATCAGTCCGACAACGTATACCGATGTCAACGGAGAATATAAAGGTTTAGATCAAAATATTCACAAGGCAGAAGGTTTCACCAACTACACAACATTCTCAATTTGGGACACGTATCGCGCGCTTCATCCATTTTTCAACATTATTCAGCCAAAACGAAATAATGATATGGTGAAATCGATGATGGCGCATTACAATCAGTTTTCTATGAAAATGCTGCCGATCTGGTCACATTATGCGAATGACAATTGGTGTATGAGCGGCTATCACAGCGTAAGTGTAGTTGCAGATGCAATCATTAAAGGAAATTATGACGGCGATGCAAACGATGCTTTGAAAGCCTGTGTAGAAACCGCCAACAAAAGAGATTACGAAGGCATCGGACTGTACACTGATAAAGGATTTATTCCTGCAGAAAAAAGCGGAACTTCTGTTTCTAGTACATTAGAATATGCTTATGATGATTGGGCAATTGCTCAGCTAGCAAAACATTTGGATGAGACAGAAATTTACAATCAATTCATCAAACGTTCTGAAAACTGGAAAAATAATTTTGATAAAACAATCGGATTTATGCGACCTCGTTTGGCGGATGGGACTTTTAAAAAAGATTTTAATGCACTGAGTACACACGGACAAGGCTTTATTGAAGGAAATTCATGGAATTACAGTTTCTTCGTTCCTCAAAATCCAGATGAATTAATGAAAATGATGGGCGGAAAGAAAAAATTTGCCTCAAAATTGGATGAATTGTTCACCATGCATTTACCAGACGAGTTTTTTGCAGATACGGAAGACATTACAAGAGAAGGAATTATTGGCGGTTACGTTCACGGAAACGAACCGGCGCATCATGTCGCTTATTTTTACAACTGGGCAGGACAACCGTGGAAAACACAGGCACAGGTAAGACGGATTTTAGAAATGCAATACAAAGCAACTCCCGATGGATTGGGCGGAAATGACGATGCCGGGCAAATGAGTGCATGGTATATTTTGAGCTCGCTTGGTTTTTATCCTGTTGCTCCGGGTTCGGAGGATTATGCGATTGGAAGTCCGGCAATTGATCATGCAGTTCTAAATTTAGAAAACGGAAAAATATTTGAAATTGAAGCCATCAACCAAAGTCCGAAGAATATGTATGTTGGAAAAATTCTTCTAAACGGAAAAGAAATTAAAAACTTTACGTTGAAACATTCTGAGATTATGAGTGGTGGAAAATTGAGTTTTTATATGAGTTCGAAGGCGAGGAAATAG
- a CDS encoding winged helix-turn-helix transcriptional regulator, which translates to MEKFDNSEENCTAQRCSQNLSSVEDALYVIGGKWKLKIIIALQEHGSIRFNELQRIVVGISARVLSNELKDLELNGFVKRIVHAEQTPVVVEYISTDYSRTLKTVIMSLSEWGRTHKRNIREDVF; encoded by the coding sequence ATGGAAAAATTTGATAATTCAGAAGAGAATTGTACAGCTCAGAGATGTTCACAAAATCTTTCATCGGTGGAAGATGCGCTTTATGTGATCGGTGGAAAATGGAAGCTGAAAATCATTATCGCGTTGCAGGAACATGGAAGTATTCGGTTTAATGAGCTTCAGAGAATTGTTGTCGGAATATCGGCAAGAGTACTTTCGAACGAGTTGAAAGATTTAGAATTAAATGGTTTTGTCAAAAGAATTGTTCACGCAGAGCAAACTCCTGTTGTTGTGGAATATATCTCGACAGATTATAGCCGAACCCTAAAAACGGTTATCATGTCGCTTTCGGAATGGGGCAGAACGCACAAACGAAATATCAGGGAAGATGTTTTTTAG
- a CDS encoding FMN-dependent NADH-azoreductase, whose amino-acid sequence MKQILHIISSPRIEVSASRKLGNSILEKIQEKYPDSIIKERDLTKNLVPLLEEIHINSFFTPAESRSPEQEIINQYSEGLISELQESDIIIVESPMYNFSVPATLRAYFDYTSRAGYTFQYSEKGPEGLLKNKKLYIAFSSGNIYSKGPYQVYDSNVPYIKNVFGFYGVTDVSVFRAEGLSIPGIQENALENAIESIMID is encoded by the coding sequence ATGAAACAAATTTTGCACATTATCTCAAGCCCGAGAATAGAAGTATCTGCAAGCAGAAAATTAGGAAATTCAATATTAGAAAAAATTCAGGAAAAATATCCTGACAGTATAATAAAAGAGCGTGATCTGACAAAAAATCTTGTTCCTCTTTTGGAAGAAATTCACATCAATTCATTTTTTACTCCGGCAGAAAGCCGTTCTCCGGAACAGGAAATTATCAATCAATATTCCGAAGGATTAATTTCTGAATTACAGGAATCTGACATTATAATCGTTGAATCGCCGATGTATAATTTTTCGGTTCCGGCAACATTAAGAGCATATTTTGATTATACTTCAAGAGCAGGATATACCTTTCAATACAGTGAGAAGGGTCCTGAAGGATTGCTGAAAAACAAGAAATTATATATCGCTTTTTCTTCGGGGAATATATATTCTAAAGGTCCTTATCAGGTTTATGATTCCAATGTACCGTACATCAAAAACGTTTTTGGCTTCTATGGAGTTACCGACGTTAGTGTTTTTCGTGCAGAAGGTCTATCCATTCCGGGAATTCAGGAAAATGCACTGGAAAATGCTATTGAAAGCATTATGATTGATTAA
- a CDS encoding dihydroorotase, which translates to MKILIKNVRIVNEGKTVESDLLIENDLISKIQKNISEEADEVIDAAGKYLLPGVIDDQVHFRDPGLTHKGDIETESKAAIAGGITSFIDQPNTVPNAVTQELLADKYQIASQKAYANYGFMMGGTNDNLEEVLKTNPKNVPGIKLFLGSSTGNMLVDNPETLENIFSNTKMLIAVHCEDEATIRANTQKYLDQYGEDIPVKFHHLIRSEEACYKSSSKAVELAKKTGARLHVFHLSTAKEMELFRNDIPLKDKKITAEVCVHHLTFTNEDYDTKGGLIKWNPAVKTQKDKDGLWEALLDDRIDVIATDHAPHTWEEKQNVYTKCPSGAPLVQHSLVVMLENHINGKISLEKIVEKMCHNPAILFRVEKRGFVRVGYKADLVLVDLNENWTVEKNNILYKCGWSPLEGMNFHSQVTHTFVNGNLVYDNGKISEGKFGERLLFEA; encoded by the coding sequence ATGAAAATCCTTATAAAAAACGTAAGAATCGTCAACGAAGGAAAAACTGTTGAAAGCGATCTTCTTATTGAAAATGATTTAATTTCTAAAATACAAAAAAATATTTCTGAAGAAGCGGATGAGGTAATCGATGCGGCCGGAAAATATCTTTTGCCTGGAGTGATTGATGACCAGGTACACTTTCGTGATCCGGGTTTAACGCATAAAGGTGATATAGAAACTGAATCAAAAGCGGCAATTGCAGGTGGAATTACAAGTTTTATCGACCAGCCAAATACCGTTCCGAATGCGGTAACTCAGGAATTGCTTGCGGATAAATATCAAATTGCTTCTCAGAAAGCATATGCCAATTACGGATTTATGATGGGCGGAACGAATGATAATCTAGAGGAAGTTTTAAAAACAAATCCTAAAAATGTTCCCGGAATTAAATTATTTTTAGGCTCATCAACAGGAAATATGCTGGTAGACAATCCAGAAACGCTGGAGAATATTTTCAGCAATACAAAAATGCTGATCGCTGTGCATTGTGAAGATGAAGCAACAATTAGAGCAAATACCCAAAAATATTTAGATCAATACGGTGAAGATATTCCCGTGAAATTCCACCATTTGATAAGAAGTGAAGAAGCTTGTTATAAATCTTCTTCAAAAGCAGTTGAGCTGGCAAAAAAAACGGGAGCAAGACTGCATGTTTTTCATTTGTCAACAGCAAAGGAAATGGAGCTTTTCAGAAATGATATTCCATTAAAAGATAAAAAAATTACAGCAGAAGTTTGCGTGCATCACCTGACTTTCACAAATGAAGATTACGATACCAAAGGTGGACTAATCAAATGGAATCCTGCCGTAAAAACCCAAAAAGACAAAGACGGACTTTGGGAAGCGTTGTTGGATGACAGAATTGATGTCATTGCAACCGATCACGCACCTCACACCTGGGAAGAAAAACAGAATGTCTACACTAAATGTCCTTCTGGAGCACCTTTGGTTCAGCATTCTTTGGTTGTCATGCTTGAAAATCATATCAACGGAAAGATTTCTTTAGAGAAAATCGTTGAAAAAATGTGCCATAACCCGGCTATTCTTTTCAGAGTTGAGAAAAGAGGTTTTGTTAGGGTAGGATATAAAGCAGATTTGGTTTTGGTTGATTTAAATGAAAACTGGACGGTTGAAAAAAACAATATCCTTTACAAATGTGGCTGGAGTCCGTTGGAAGGGATGAATTTCCATTCTCAAGTAACACATACTTTTGTTAACGGAAATCTGGTTTACGATAACGGAAAAATCAGTGAGGGAAAATTCGGGGAGCGATTGCTTTTTGAAGCTTAG